The Cloacibacillus sp. An23 genome segment GATCAAGAACCATCCGATACTGGAGTACAGCCACGGACGCGAGGTGAAGTTCACCTTCGACGGGAAAGAGCTCACGGGGTTCGAAGGTGAACCGATAGCGATGGCGCTCCACGCCAACGGCGTGCAGGTCTACCGCGTTACGCCCGAAATGAAGAGGACCAGGGGATTTTTCTGCGCCATAGGCAAATGCAGCTCGTGCTTCATGGTGGTCGACGGCGTACCCAACGTCCGCACCTGCGTCACGCCTCTCGCGGAGGGGATGAAAGTCGAGACGCAGACGGACAAGGGCCGCGTGCCTCTTGAACTTTAGGACGGGAGGGAAGAGATTATGAAGAAAGTATATGAGACCGACCTCCTCGTCGTAGGCGGAGGAGCCGCGGGACTCTGCGCCGCAGCCGAAGCCGCGGGGGCGGGAGCCAAAGTC includes the following:
- a CDS encoding (2Fe-2S)-binding protein, with product MELIKNHPILEYSHGREVKFTFDGKELTGFEGEPIAMALHANGVQVYRVTPEMKRTRGFFCAIGKCSSCFMVVDGVPNVRTCVTPLAEGMKVETQTDKGRVPLEL